A stretch of Amycolatopsis balhimycina FH 1894 DNA encodes these proteins:
- a CDS encoding RNA polymerase sigma-70 factor yields the protein MDRHPRDRRPRKERLLSDHATETFVAHRNLLFTVAYEMLGSAADAEDVLQETWLRWVKVDQADVRDERAYLVRITTRLALNRLRTMKRRKEAYVGPWLPEPLLTTPDVAEDVELAESVSMALMLVLETLAPTERAVFVLREVFDVGYDEIADAVGKTPAAVRQIAHRARRHVDARRPRETVSARETRAVLDSFRRALEGRDLQGLLDVLAPDVVVVGDGGGIKQAALRPVSGAGKVVRFILGGLGKTTERITVDPTTVNGNPGFVVRLDGELDGVMAVRFDDGRISGLYYVRNPAKLTRLAAETPLTLR from the coding sequence ATGGACCGCCACCCGCGTGACCGGCGACCGCGAAAGGAGCGGCTCTTGAGCGACCACGCCACGGAAACCTTCGTCGCCCACCGGAACCTGCTCTTCACCGTCGCCTACGAAATGCTCGGTTCGGCGGCCGACGCCGAGGACGTGCTCCAGGAAACCTGGCTGCGCTGGGTGAAGGTCGACCAGGCCGACGTGCGCGACGAGCGCGCCTACCTGGTCCGGATCACGACCCGGCTGGCGCTCAACCGGCTGCGCACGATGAAGCGCCGCAAGGAGGCCTACGTCGGCCCGTGGCTGCCCGAGCCGCTGCTCACCACGCCGGACGTGGCCGAGGACGTCGAGCTGGCCGAGAGCGTCTCGATGGCACTGATGCTCGTCCTCGAGACGCTCGCGCCGACCGAGCGGGCCGTGTTCGTGCTGCGCGAGGTCTTCGACGTCGGCTACGACGAAATCGCCGACGCCGTCGGCAAGACGCCCGCGGCCGTCCGGCAGATAGCGCACCGCGCGCGGCGGCACGTCGACGCGCGCCGCCCGCGCGAGACGGTCTCCGCGCGCGAAACCCGGGCAGTGCTGGATTCGTTCCGGCGCGCGCTGGAAGGCCGGGACCTGCAGGGCTTGCTCGACGTCCTCGCGCCCGACGTGGTCGTCGTCGGTGACGGCGGCGGGATCAAGCAGGCCGCGCTGCGCCCGGTTTCCGGTGCCGGCAAGGTGGTCCGCTTCATCCTCGGCGGCCTCGGCAAGACGACCGAGCGGATCACCGTCGACCCCACGACGGTCAACGGCAACCCGGGCTTCGTCGTGCGCCTGGACGGAGAGCTCGACGGCGTGATGGCGGTCCGGTTCGACGACGGCCGCATCTCCGGCCTCTACTACGTCCGCAACCCGGCGAAACTGACCCGCCTCGCGGCCGAAACCCCGCTCACCTTGCGCTGA
- a CDS encoding ATP-binding protein, with protein sequence MGRKREVGEVKHLLAEARLVTLTGVGGVGKTRLAVQTAAGLSRAFPDGVWLAELAGLEDPALVAHTVLEALGVPDETGRPAAVRLAGHVRDRRLLVILDNCEHLLDGCATLAHDLLRAAPGLRLLATSRERLALAGEHLWPVSPLPLPEPGCPLPGGGWLRYPALTLFAERAAAVVPGFAVTAENQDRVAEVCRLLAGIPLAIELAAVRLRVLTLAELEAGLGDCFRLPGTVKRGGEPRHQTLLAAIDWSFALCGPAERHLWARASVFAGGFDLAAAERVCAGDGLPVGELPDRLAGLVEKSVLVRETDGDRQRFRLLEPLRQFGRDKLAGSGETAAVRRRMRDHYLALAVRSERAWFGPEQAGIFRRMRREHANLRAALDYSLTVPGEVETGLRLASALWFYWAGCGVFGEGRHWLDRALALAVEPGEARAKALWVNGYVATVQGDKDVAVAMLEECRAYARRAGDDVALAYATHRLGCNLLVGDDVADAKTLLEEAQARYRRLGELNSTVLLAGIELAVVSVFLGDLDRAAELCEEACAIGAAHGEQWARAYAAYVQAMVALARGDLDRAAAHGRHCLRVKSTFHDLLGIVLAIEVLAWTEAAREHWEPAATMLGSARPIWDAVGFPMFGSRHFGAPHGECVTRTRRALGDGPYEAAFRRGAELGLKEAIAYALGDGCASPSPSPSPSLERPTPLTDREAQVAALIADGRSNQEIADRLVISRRTAEGHVNRILRKLGFDSRAQVAAWAARASRVPSP encoded by the coding sequence GTGGGACGCAAGCGCGAAGTCGGCGAGGTGAAACACCTGCTGGCCGAGGCCCGGCTGGTGACCCTGACCGGCGTGGGCGGAGTCGGCAAGACGCGGCTGGCCGTGCAGACCGCGGCCGGGCTGTCCCGCGCGTTCCCCGACGGCGTCTGGCTGGCCGAGCTCGCCGGGCTCGAGGACCCGGCGCTCGTGGCGCACACCGTCCTGGAAGCGCTGGGCGTGCCCGACGAAACCGGCCGGCCGGCCGCGGTCCGGCTCGCCGGGCACGTGCGGGACCGGCGGCTGCTGGTGATCCTGGACAACTGCGAGCACCTCCTGGACGGCTGTGCGACGCTCGCGCACGACCTGCTGCGGGCCGCCCCCGGCCTCCGGCTGCTCGCGACCAGCCGGGAACGGCTCGCGCTGGCCGGCGAGCACCTCTGGCCGGTTTCCCCGTTGCCGCTGCCGGAACCCGGGTGCCCGCTGCCCGGCGGCGGCTGGCTGCGCTACCCGGCCCTGACGTTGTTCGCCGAACGCGCGGCCGCGGTCGTGCCGGGTTTCGCCGTCACGGCGGAGAATCAGGATCGCGTCGCCGAGGTGTGCCGCCTGCTGGCCGGCATCCCGCTGGCCATCGAGCTCGCGGCCGTGCGGCTGCGGGTCCTCACGCTGGCGGAGCTGGAAGCCGGGCTGGGCGACTGCTTCCGGCTGCCTGGAACGGTGAAACGCGGCGGAGAACCCCGCCACCAGACGCTGCTGGCCGCCATCGACTGGAGTTTCGCCTTGTGCGGCCCGGCCGAACGGCACCTGTGGGCCCGGGCGTCGGTGTTCGCCGGCGGCTTCGACCTGGCGGCGGCCGAGCGCGTCTGCGCCGGCGACGGGCTGCCCGTCGGCGAGCTGCCGGACCGGCTCGCCGGGCTGGTGGAGAAGTCCGTGCTGGTCCGGGAAACGGACGGCGACCGGCAACGGTTCCGGCTGCTGGAGCCGTTGCGGCAGTTCGGCCGCGACAAGCTGGCGGGGTCCGGGGAGACGGCGGCGGTCCGGCGGCGGATGCGGGACCACTACCTCGCCCTCGCCGTGCGGAGTGAACGCGCGTGGTTCGGCCCGGAGCAGGCGGGCATCTTCCGGCGCATGCGCCGGGAACACGCGAACCTGCGCGCGGCGCTGGACTACAGCCTGACGGTGCCGGGCGAGGTCGAGACCGGCCTCCGGCTCGCCTCGGCCCTGTGGTTCTACTGGGCGGGCTGCGGGGTGTTCGGCGAAGGCCGCCACTGGCTCGACCGCGCCCTCGCGCTCGCCGTCGAACCCGGCGAAGCACGAGCGAAAGCGTTGTGGGTCAACGGGTACGTCGCCACCGTGCAGGGCGACAAGGACGTGGCGGTCGCGATGCTGGAGGAATGCCGTGCCTACGCGCGGCGAGCCGGCGACGACGTCGCGCTGGCGTACGCGACCCACCGCCTCGGCTGCAACCTGCTGGTCGGAGACGACGTCGCCGACGCGAAGACCCTGCTCGAGGAAGCGCAGGCCCGCTACCGGCGGCTCGGCGAGCTCAACAGCACCGTGCTGCTGGCCGGCATCGAACTCGCCGTCGTGTCGGTCTTCCTCGGCGACCTCGACCGCGCCGCCGAACTGTGCGAAGAGGCGTGCGCGATCGGCGCGGCCCACGGCGAACAGTGGGCGCGCGCCTACGCGGCCTACGTCCAGGCCATGGTCGCGCTGGCACGCGGCGACCTCGACCGGGCGGCCGCGCACGGGCGCCACTGCCTGCGCGTCAAGAGCACGTTCCACGACCTGCTGGGCATCGTGCTCGCGATCGAGGTGCTGGCGTGGACCGAAGCCGCGCGCGAACACTGGGAACCGGCCGCGACGATGCTCGGGTCCGCCCGGCCGATCTGGGACGCGGTCGGCTTCCCGATGTTCGGCTCCCGGCACTTCGGCGCCCCGCACGGCGAATGCGTGACGCGGACCCGCCGCGCGCTGGGGGACGGCCCGTACGAAGCCGCCTTCCGGCGCGGCGCCGAACTCGGCTTGAAGGAGGCGATCGCCTACGCGCTCGGGGACGGCTGCGCGTCGCCGTCCCCGTCGCCGTCGCCGTCCCTGGAACGGCCGACACCGCTGACGGACCGGGAAGCGCAGGTCGCCGCCCTGATCGCGGACGGCCGGTCGAACCAGGAGATCGCCGACCGCCTGGTCATCTCCCGCCGCACCGCCGAGGGGCACGTGAACCGGATCCTGCGGAAGCTGGGTTTCGACTCGCGTGCGCAGGTGGCCGCGTGGGCGGCCAGGGCGTCGCGGGTGCCGTCGCCCTAG
- a CDS encoding HNH endonuclease signature motif containing protein: MAEHAIWQADAVALADRLGELFASIRSAEAEVGALVVEIERRGVLELFGYRSVPRLLEHLADVPKSSAERIVKRARAINPSVNLDGTPIPALAVATGVTARSGRLSNPMIDVIVGVLQDIPPEHREGAEQHLLTFAEEAGHRQVAALGARILAHLDPDGAEPDDTEPAIPTRELSLRRRRTGMWEFSGKLDDETGARASALLDSLAQRRTTDEGPDLRSPQERYGDAFSDAIDLALNSPELPRQAGERAHVMVTVSLEDLKSGVGTALLGDVGTISAAEARLHACDCNIIPAVLGAKSEPLDLGRLRRLVNPGLRHALYLRDRGCAFPGCHRPPRHCQGHHLRHWADGGPTELGNLVLTCAHHHRLLHRSGWEVRMAADGLPEFLPPVFLDKRRKPRRNNLHQPLPVAA, translated from the coding sequence ATGGCCGAACATGCGATCTGGCAAGCTGATGCGGTGGCACTCGCCGACCGTCTCGGTGAGCTGTTCGCGTCGATACGGTCTGCTGAGGCTGAAGTTGGTGCGTTGGTGGTGGAGATCGAGCGGCGGGGTGTGCTGGAGCTGTTCGGCTACCGGTCCGTTCCCCGGCTCCTCGAGCATCTGGCGGATGTCCCGAAATCCTCGGCTGAGCGGATCGTGAAACGCGCCCGGGCCATCAACCCCAGCGTGAATCTCGATGGCACCCCGATTCCCGCCCTCGCCGTCGCCACGGGGGTTACGGCCCGGTCGGGGCGGTTGAGTAATCCGATGATCGACGTGATCGTCGGGGTGTTGCAGGACATCCCGCCCGAGCATCGTGAGGGCGCCGAGCAGCATCTGCTCACCTTTGCTGAGGAGGCCGGGCATCGGCAGGTCGCCGCCCTCGGCGCCCGGATCCTGGCCCACCTGGATCCCGACGGCGCCGAGCCGGACGACACCGAACCCGCCATCCCGACCCGGGAACTGTCGTTGCGGCGCAGGAGAACCGGGATGTGGGAGTTCAGCGGCAAACTGGATGACGAGACCGGTGCCCGCGCCAGTGCCCTGCTGGACTCTCTCGCGCAGCGTCGCACCACCGACGAGGGCCCCGACTTACGCTCGCCGCAGGAACGTTACGGTGATGCGTTCTCCGACGCGATCGACCTGGCGTTGAATTCTCCGGAGTTGCCGAGGCAGGCCGGTGAACGAGCGCACGTCATGGTTACGGTCTCGCTGGAGGACTTGAAGTCCGGGGTGGGCACCGCGCTCCTCGGTGATGTCGGGACGATTTCGGCGGCGGAGGCGCGGTTGCATGCCTGTGACTGCAACATCATCCCCGCGGTGCTCGGTGCGAAGAGCGAACCGCTCGACCTGGGGCGCTTGCGTCGCCTGGTCAACCCGGGACTCCGCCACGCTCTGTATCTGCGTGACCGGGGCTGTGCGTTTCCTGGGTGTCATCGGCCGCCGCGACACTGTCAGGGGCATCATCTTCGTCATTGGGCGGATGGTGGTCCGACAGAGCTGGGGAATCTGGTGCTGACGTGCGCTCACCACCACAGGCTGTTGCATCGCTCCGGGTGGGAAGTCCGCATGGCCGCCGACG